From the genome of Marixanthomonas ophiurae, one region includes:
- a CDS encoding Glu/Leu/Phe/Val dehydrogenase dimerization domain-containing protein: protein MKQLLKKYEDKSPEIVFHWNDPETEAEGWTVINSLRGGAAGGGTRMREGLDMNEVLSLAKTMEVKFTVSGPPIGGAKSGINFNPADPRKKGVLERWYKAVSPLLKAYYGTGGDMNVDEIHEVIPITEESGVWHPQEGVFTGHFTPTEADKINRIGQLRQGVIKVLENNTYSPDVMRKYTVADMVTGYGVAEAVRHYYDIYGGNIKEKKAIVQGFGNVGAAAAYYLSQMGAKVVGIIDRAGGIINEDGYSFDEIKELFLNKNGNTLVAENMLSFEEINSKIWTLDAEIFAPCAASRLITKEQISQMIDSGLEVISCGANVPFADKEIFFGPIMEYTDERVSLIPDFISNCGMARVFAYFMERKVQMTDEAIFNDTSMTIKNAIQNTFDNNSTKTNISKTAFEIALKQLI from the coding sequence ATGAAACAATTACTTAAAAAGTACGAAGATAAATCTCCCGAAATTGTTTTTCACTGGAATGACCCCGAAACCGAAGCCGAAGGCTGGACCGTTATCAACTCACTAAGAGGTGGTGCTGCTGGTGGTGGTACGCGTATGCGAGAAGGTCTTGATATGAATGAGGTCTTGTCATTGGCAAAAACCATGGAAGTGAAATTTACAGTTTCTGGTCCACCAATTGGAGGTGCAAAATCTGGAATTAACTTTAACCCTGCAGATCCTCGTAAAAAAGGTGTTTTGGAGCGCTGGTATAAAGCAGTTTCACCTTTATTGAAGGCTTACTATGGTACTGGAGGTGATATGAATGTTGATGAAATACACGAAGTGATTCCTATTACTGAAGAAAGTGGTGTTTGGCATCCGCAAGAAGGAGTATTTACGGGACATTTTACACCTACCGAAGCTGATAAAATTAATAGAATTGGTCAGTTACGCCAAGGAGTAATTAAAGTTTTAGAAAACAACACCTATTCACCAGACGTGATGCGTAAATATACAGTAGCCGATATGGTTACTGGGTATGGTGTGGCCGAAGCAGTACGCCATTATTATGATATTTACGGCGGAAACATTAAAGAAAAAAAAGCCATTGTACAAGGCTTTGGAAATGTAGGAGCTGCTGCTGCTTACTACCTATCTCAAATGGGAGCCAAAGTGGTTGGTATTATTGATAGAGCAGGCGGGATTATTAATGAAGATGGATATTCGTTTGATGAGATTAAAGAGTTGTTTCTAAATAAAAACGGAAATACTCTCGTAGCAGAAAATATGCTTTCTTTTGAAGAAATAAATAGTAAGATATGGACACTAGATGCTGAAATATTTGCTCCTTGTGCCGCTTCTCGTTTAATTACTAAAGAACAAATATCGCAAATGATCGATAGTGGACTAGAAGTAATTAGTTGTGGGGCTAACGTGCCTTTTGCAGATAAAGAAATTTTCTTTGGTCCTATTATGGAATATACAGATGAACGGGTAAGTTTAATACCCGATTTTATAAGTAATTGTGGAATGGCACGTGTATTTGCGTACTTTATGGAACGCAAAGTACAAATGACAGATGAAGCTATTTTTAATGATACATCTATGACCATTAAAAATGCTATTCAAAACACATTTGATAATAACAGTACAAAAACAAACATTAGTAAAACCGCTTTTGAAATTGCCTTAAAACAGTTGATATAA
- a CDS encoding anhydro-N-acetylmuramic acid kinase, whose protein sequence is MKKNNYHVLGVMSGTSLDGVDVAECFFEISEEKKWNFKIGASETIEYPTIWKKTLQEAVHYSEEKLTGLNENYTDYLSQIISAFISKHKITTIDAVCSHGHTILHKPEKEVTLQIGNLPKLATLINETVVCDFRVQDVKLGGQGAPLVPIGDQLLFPDFDYCLNLGGFANCSYEKNGDRIAYDICPVNIVLNLYAEKLGQPYDDGGKMAASGEINEGLLNQLNHLNFYNEKPPKSLGLEWVQAYIYPILEASEETSRNILRTYVEHIAIQLARQFSEGKKVLITGGGVYNSFLIERLQAIRNVQIVIPSEELIENKEALIFGLLGVLKLRDEVNCIASVTGAKQDHSSGMVFNI, encoded by the coding sequence ATGAAAAAGAACAATTATCACGTTTTAGGTGTTATGAGTGGTACGTCTCTTGATGGAGTTGATGTGGCTGAATGCTTTTTTGAAATTTCAGAAGAAAAGAAGTGGAATTTTAAAATAGGTGCTTCTGAAACAATAGAATATCCAACTATTTGGAAGAAAACACTTCAAGAAGCGGTTCATTATTCTGAAGAGAAACTTACGGGCTTAAATGAAAATTATACAGATTATCTTTCTCAAATTATTTCAGCATTTATCTCAAAACATAAAATTACAACGATCGATGCTGTTTGTAGTCATGGTCATACTATTTTGCATAAACCAGAAAAAGAAGTCACGCTACAGATAGGAAATTTGCCCAAGCTAGCTACTTTAATTAACGAGACAGTAGTTTGCGATTTTCGAGTACAAGATGTAAAGCTTGGCGGACAAGGAGCGCCTTTGGTCCCTATTGGTGATCAGTTGCTTTTTCCAGATTTTGATTATTGTTTAAACCTAGGAGGGTTTGCAAATTGTTCTTATGAAAAAAACGGAGATAGAATTGCCTACGATATTTGCCCTGTGAATATTGTATTAAATTTATATGCAGAAAAATTAGGACAACCGTACGACGATGGTGGAAAGATGGCAGCTTCAGGCGAAATAAATGAAGGACTATTAAATCAGTTAAATCATTTGAACTTTTACAATGAAAAACCACCTAAATCATTGGGGTTAGAATGGGTTCAAGCATATATATATCCAATTTTAGAAGCTTCTGAAGAAACTTCAAGAAATATATTACGAACCTATGTTGAACACATTGCTATACAGTTGGCGCGTCAATTTTCCGAAGGGAAAAAAGTGTTAATTACTGGAGGAGGGGTTTATAATTCATTTTTAATTGAACGTCTACAGGCTATTAGAAATGTCCAAATAGTAATTCCTTCAGAAGAATTAATTGAGAACAAAGAAGCACTTATTTTCGGATTGTTAGGTGTACTAAAACTTCGAGATGAGGTAAACTGCATAGCTAGTGTAACAGGAGCAAAACAAGATCATTCATCTGGAATGGTTTTTAACATCTAA
- a CDS encoding acyl-CoA dehydrogenase: protein MDFSLSEEHIMIRDAARDFANNELKPGVIERDNKQEFPAEQVKKMAELGFLGMMVDPKYGGGGMDTISYVLAMEELSKVDASCSVIVSVNNSLVCWGLETYGNEEQKQKYLTKLATGESIGAFCLSEPEAGSDATSQRTTAIDKGDHYILNGTKNWITNGGTADYYLVIAQTDKEKKHKGINAFIVEKSWDGFEVGPKEDKLGIRGSDTHTLNFNDVKVPKENRIGEDGFGFTFAMKTLSGGRIGIAAQALGIAAGAYELARDYSKIRKAFGTEISNHQAIAFKLADMHTEITAARHLVMKAAWDKDQGNNYDMSGAMAKLYASKVAMDTTVEAVQVHGGNGFVKEYHVERLMRDAKITQIYEGTSEIQKIVISRGLLRD from the coding sequence ATGGATTTCAGTCTTTCCGAAGAACATATCATGATTCGCGATGCAGCCCGCGATTTTGCAAACAACGAATTAAAACCCGGGGTTATTGAGCGGGACAACAAACAGGAATTTCCTGCAGAACAGGTTAAAAAAATGGCCGAGCTTGGCTTTTTAGGTATGATGGTAGACCCAAAGTACGGCGGTGGCGGTATGGATACCATAAGCTATGTTTTGGCTATGGAAGAGTTAAGTAAAGTTGATGCTTCGTGTTCCGTAATTGTTTCAGTAAACAACTCATTGGTTTGTTGGGGACTTGAGACCTACGGAAATGAAGAACAAAAACAGAAGTATTTAACCAAATTAGCAACTGGTGAATCTATCGGCGCGTTTTGTTTAAGTGAACCTGAAGCTGGTAGTGATGCAACTTCACAACGCACAACTGCAATTGACAAAGGTGACCATTACATTTTAAACGGAACTAAAAACTGGATTACCAACGGTGGTACAGCCGATTACTACTTGGTAATTGCTCAAACTGATAAAGAAAAAAAACATAAAGGTATCAACGCTTTTATAGTTGAAAAAAGTTGGGATGGTTTTGAAGTTGGCCCAAAAGAAGATAAATTAGGAATTCGCGGTAGTGATACACATACATTAAACTTTAACGATGTAAAAGTGCCTAAAGAAAACCGAATTGGTGAAGATGGTTTTGGCTTTACATTCGCTATGAAAACCTTAAGCGGTGGTCGTATTGGTATCGCTGCACAAGCTTTAGGAATCGCAGCAGGTGCATACGAATTGGCTCGCGATTACTCTAAAATTAGAAAAGCATTTGGCACTGAAATTTCTAACCACCAAGCTATCGCCTTTAAATTGGCTGATATGCATACCGAAATAACTGCTGCTCGTCATTTAGTAATGAAAGCTGCTTGGGACAAAGACCAAGGCAACAATTACGATATGAGCGGTGCAATGGCTAAATTGTACGCTAGTAAAGTGGCAATGGACACCACTGTTGAAGCAGTTCAAGTCCACGGTGGGAACGGTTTTGTAAAAGAATACCACGTAGAACGTTTAATGCGTGATGCAAAAATCACACAAATTTACGAAGGAACCAGCGAAATACAGAAAATTGTTATTTCAAGAGGATTGTTGCGAGATTAA
- a CDS encoding putative porin: MKNLLLLLLFLSVGNNLFAQDPIENTEKPEKPPIELYRIISTDRDTTYVDTTLSVQKEYKFNYLRRDQFELLPFSNVGQPYNSLAYSFDKLNLKPLFVAQSHHFNYMDVEDMKYYNVPTPLSELYFKTAFEQGQQLDAFFTVNTNEQFNFSIAYKGVRSLGTYQNILTSSGNFRFTTNYTTKSKRYKVRAHIAAQDILNEENGGLPANSIDLFVNDDPEFNDRGRIDVNFEDAENLLKGLRFYADHEYELISQRDSTNYNVLAIGNRFSYEEKSFLYTQDAPYESYGESYENTNLRTKTTLEDFNVQGYARLENSLLGTISAFAGYTDYNYGYNSVLILDEGRITNRLQGNLVQFGAGYKKEYRGFELSGKGAINISGDYDANYLQGAASFSFNEDNKVEASATIHSVAPNFGYQLYQSDYVNYNWQNSFENVKRQELKFELQSKKLLNASVSYTGIDDYTYYAIKENDSTPTPHQFGDRVDYLKVKAQKEIRYGKFALDNTVLFQQAVSGEEVFNVPQIVTRNTLYFQDEFFKKALFLQTGVTFKYFAEYNMNAYDPVLAEFYVQNDQKLGGFPLMDVFLSAKIKQTRIYFKWEHFNQLFKSTNNQFSAPGYPYRDAVIRFGLVWNFFL; encoded by the coding sequence ATGAAAAACCTGCTTTTACTACTTCTTTTTCTCTCTGTCGGAAATAACCTGTTTGCTCAAGACCCTATAGAAAATACTGAGAAACCCGAAAAGCCACCTATAGAGTTATATAGGATTATTTCTACAGATCGTGATACTACTTATGTAGATACCACCTTGAGCGTTCAAAAGGAATATAAATTTAACTACTTACGAAGGGATCAATTTGAGTTATTGCCTTTTTCAAATGTTGGGCAACCTTATAATTCTCTTGCCTATAGTTTTGATAAACTGAATTTGAAACCTCTTTTTGTAGCGCAATCACACCATTTTAATTATATGGATGTTGAGGATATGAAGTATTACAATGTCCCGACACCTTTATCTGAATTATATTTTAAAACTGCTTTTGAACAAGGCCAGCAGCTGGACGCCTTTTTTACAGTAAATACGAACGAACAGTTTAATTTCTCGATTGCATATAAAGGAGTTCGGTCATTGGGAACGTACCAAAATATTTTAACGAGCTCTGGAAACTTCCGTTTTACTACTAATTACACTACAAAAAGTAAACGCTATAAAGTTCGAGCTCATATTGCTGCACAGGATATTTTAAATGAAGAAAATGGTGGTTTGCCAGCAAATTCGATTGATTTGTTTGTAAATGATGACCCCGAGTTTAACGACCGAGGCCGTATTGATGTTAATTTTGAAGACGCTGAAAACTTATTGAAGGGGTTACGTTTCTATGCGGATCACGAATATGAACTCATTAGTCAACGAGACAGTACTAATTATAATGTATTGGCAATTGGAAATCGTTTTAGCTACGAAGAAAAATCTTTTCTGTATACCCAAGATGCTCCATATGAAAGCTACGGTGAATCGTATGAAAATACCAATCTGCGAACTAAAACAACCTTAGAAGATTTTAACGTACAAGGTTACGCGCGTCTAGAAAATAGTCTTTTAGGAACAATTAGTGCTTTTGCGGGTTATACAGATTATAATTATGGGTATAATTCCGTTTTAATTTTAGACGAAGGGCGTATCACAAATAGATTACAGGGCAATTTGGTTCAGTTTGGGGCTGGATATAAAAAAGAATACCGAGGGTTTGAACTTTCCGGAAAAGGAGCTATCAATATTTCGGGAGATTATGATGCTAATTACTTACAAGGAGCCGCTTCTTTTTCATTTAATGAAGATAATAAGGTAGAGGCTTCGGCCACCATACATTCGGTAGCGCCTAATTTTGGCTATCAATTATACCAAAGTGATTATGTTAATTACAACTGGCAAAACAGCTTTGAAAACGTAAAAAGGCAAGAGTTAAAATTTGAGTTGCAATCAAAAAAACTGCTTAATGCTTCAGTAAGTTACACAGGGATTGATGATTATACCTATTATGCTATTAAAGAGAACGATTCAACTCCAACTCCTCATCAGTTTGGTGATCGAGTGGATTATTTAAAAGTAAAAGCCCAAAAAGAAATTCGTTACGGAAAGTTTGCATTGGATAATACGGTATTGTTTCAACAGGCAGTGAGTGGAGAAGAGGTGTTTAATGTTCCGCAGATTGTGACTAGAAATACGCTATACTTTCAAGATGAATTTTTCAAAAAAGCATTGTTTTTACAAACAGGGGTTACTTTTAAATACTTTGCTGAATATAATATGAACGCCTACGATCCTGTTTTGGCAGAGTTTTATGTGCAAAATGATCAAAAATTAGGTGGCTTTCCATTAATGGATGTTTTCTTGAGTGCAAAAATAAAACAGACGCGTATTTACTTTAAGTGGGAGCATTTTAACCAATTGTTTAAAAGTACTAACAATCAATTTTCAGCACCTGGTTATCCGTATCGTGATGCAGTGATACGATTTGGATTGGTGTGGAATTTCTTTTTATAG
- a CDS encoding ribonuclease HII — MLKLKINKKLIECGTDEAGRGCLAGPVTAAAVILPNDFSHPFLNDSKQLSEKKRLQLKEIIEKKAICYAYTHVMMDEIDEINILNASILAMHRSIKKLTQQPEFIAIDGNRFKPYGETPFECVIKGDGKYLHIAAASILAKTERDAFMARIHEEHPEYNWKKNKGYPTKEHRSVIKELGATPYHRKSFKLLPEQLKLNLKTK; from the coding sequence ATGCTGAAGCTTAAAATAAACAAAAAATTAATTGAATGCGGCACCGACGAAGCCGGAAGAGGCTGTTTAGCGGGTCCTGTTACCGCTGCAGCGGTTATTTTACCAAATGATTTTAGTCACCCTTTTTTAAACGATAGCAAGCAGCTTTCAGAAAAAAAGAGGCTTCAACTCAAAGAAATCATTGAAAAAAAAGCCATCTGCTACGCCTATACTCACGTAATGATGGACGAAATAGATGAAATCAACATTCTAAATGCATCTATTTTGGCAATGCATCGCTCTATTAAAAAATTAACACAACAACCTGAATTTATCGCCATAGATGGTAATCGATTTAAACCCTACGGCGAAACCCCTTTTGAATGTGTTATTAAAGGAGATGGAAAATATTTGCACATTGCTGCGGCCTCAATTTTAGCGAAAACTGAACGAGATGCCTTTATGGCACGTATTCACGAAGAACACCCAGAATACAACTGGAAGAAAAACAAAGGCTATCCCACGAAAGAACACCGCTCTGTCATTAAAGAATTAGGCGCAACTCCCTACCATCGAAAAAGTTTTAAGTTATTACCCGAGCAATTGAAGTTAAATTTAAAAACTAAATAA
- a CDS encoding response regulator translates to MIESLEKDISKASTIDQKIDSYIAIFEYSLNNSPEIFKKYHDQLASLKNNSCEKCKGVAGCYMGNYHKQMNDYVSAIEAYKKGSKHAKKANDKETEARCYAYISERYLVLRNFEKAKYYAQKIIDENVKGTVNKNLLSAHFILGSIHNTMGFTDLSVKEYAITDSLADLLPIKISGFYKGAVNNNLAKLFREIKDYDKSQEYLIEAKKGFAKINDTFNVMSVNFHYGILQTDRGNYQEALDTIPTVQSYFKKNNFSYDEAVANLYLGISSNGVKKYKDALIYLKDAQALFSKVGDTLTMAETHYYAGESYMGLGDYRSAKVKLDSALYFANYMKVKPVQIAVLHNLSRYSQETENYKAAFTYEKIRDSLNNTFQEDLNKKNTQALEISFQTKKKEQEIALLTSKNQLAEEQRKNERILFLGGLILLSIAGLFLFIQYRNRRKTNKKLQELDTLKSTFLANISHEFRTPLSLIKGPIVDQLELKTLPKNQRSNLLAAQRNTNKLESLIEQLLALSKLESGTINLQVQPGNLSSFIAAHIEVFNYIFLEKQLETNISLSTENTTDWFDRDLIEKVMSNLLGNAIKYTPDKGKVTLMGKRVKNTYKLSVKNSGVFLSTEQQKNIFQRFYQTDPKNPGTGIGLALTKELIELHKGTITVKSEEDDYTEFIISIPITKDSYTETEKLVEELQKPIPENISIQEVDTITTITSNEDAPILLIVDDSQEIRDYVASIFEKEYLIFKAGNGKEGFEIARSEVPDIIISDVLMPIEDGFTLTKNIKEDPLTSHIPVILLTAKNKVVDKLEAMGLGADAYITKPFSSKLVKATAANLIETRRKLQQRFAKEVILTPKELAISSADEQFLERLQLIMDKHLTNPELTVDLFSSEMNVSRMQLHRKLKALTGYSTTEFLRTQRLKLAAQLLKGGKISVSEVGYTVGFNDASYFGKCFKKEFGCAPSDFATK, encoded by the coding sequence ATGATTGAATCTTTAGAAAAAGATATTTCTAAAGCTTCAACAATCGATCAAAAAATTGACTCATACATCGCCATTTTTGAATATAGCCTGAACAATTCTCCTGAAATTTTTAAAAAATATCACGATCAACTTGCCAGTTTAAAAAATAACAGTTGTGAAAAATGTAAGGGGGTGGCCGGTTGTTATATGGGCAACTACCATAAACAAATGAATGATTATGTGAGTGCCATAGAAGCCTACAAGAAAGGCTCAAAGCACGCAAAAAAAGCCAATGATAAAGAGACTGAAGCTAGGTGCTATGCCTATATATCTGAACGCTATCTGGTGCTTCGAAATTTTGAAAAAGCCAAGTATTACGCCCAAAAAATTATAGATGAAAATGTGAAAGGCACAGTGAACAAAAATTTATTGAGTGCACACTTTATTCTTGGTTCTATTCACAACACCATGGGATTTACAGATCTTTCGGTCAAGGAATATGCGATAACGGACTCTCTGGCAGATTTATTACCAATTAAAATTTCAGGGTTTTACAAAGGGGCCGTCAATAATAACTTGGCAAAGTTGTTCAGGGAAATAAAAGATTACGATAAGAGCCAAGAGTATTTGATAGAAGCTAAGAAAGGATTTGCTAAAATAAATGACACCTTTAATGTCATGTCTGTCAATTTCCATTATGGTATTTTACAAACAGACCGAGGCAACTACCAAGAAGCGTTAGACACCATACCCACGGTTCAAAGCTATTTCAAAAAAAATAATTTTAGCTATGACGAAGCTGTTGCAAATTTATACTTAGGTATTTCGAGCAATGGAGTAAAAAAGTACAAGGATGCACTTATATACCTTAAGGATGCTCAAGCTCTTTTTAGTAAGGTAGGAGACACGCTTACCATGGCCGAGACACACTATTATGCTGGTGAGAGCTACATGGGATTGGGAGATTATCGGTCGGCTAAAGTTAAATTAGACAGTGCCTTATATTTTGCAAACTATATGAAGGTAAAGCCTGTACAGATTGCCGTTTTGCATAATTTATCACGTTACTCTCAAGAGACCGAGAATTATAAAGCAGCTTTCACTTATGAAAAAATTAGAGACTCCTTAAATAATACGTTTCAAGAGGATCTTAACAAAAAGAACACGCAAGCACTTGAGATCAGTTTTCAAACAAAAAAGAAAGAACAGGAAATTGCCTTGTTAACTTCTAAAAATCAATTAGCAGAAGAACAAAGGAAAAATGAACGCATATTATTTCTTGGAGGCTTAATCTTACTTTCTATCGCAGGTTTGTTTTTATTCATTCAATATAGAAACCGCCGAAAAACAAACAAAAAGCTGCAAGAACTAGACACTTTAAAATCCACTTTTTTAGCCAACATCTCACACGAATTCCGTACGCCGCTAAGTTTAATAAAAGGACCTATTGTGGATCAACTGGAACTAAAAACGCTTCCCAAAAACCAACGTAGCAATCTTTTGGCAGCACAACGCAACACCAATAAACTAGAGTCTTTAATTGAACAACTTTTGGCACTTTCTAAGTTGGAAAGTGGAACTATTAACCTACAGGTTCAACCTGGCAACCTCTCTTCTTTTATTGCCGCACATATAGAAGTGTTCAATTATATATTTTTAGAAAAGCAACTTGAAACCAATATAAGTCTTTCAACGGAAAATACCACAGATTGGTTTGACCGTGATTTGATTGAAAAAGTGATGTCAAACTTATTGGGCAACGCCATAAAATACACCCCAGATAAGGGAAAAGTAACTCTTATGGGTAAAAGAGTCAAAAATACTTACAAGCTATCAGTTAAAAATAGCGGCGTTTTTTTAAGTACAGAACAACAAAAGAATATCTTCCAACGGTTTTACCAAACCGACCCAAAAAACCCAGGTACAGGCATAGGTTTGGCTCTTACAAAAGAGCTTATTGAACTCCATAAAGGAACTATTACGGTAAAAAGTGAAGAAGATGATTATACCGAATTTATCATTTCTATCCCCATCACTAAAGATTCTTACACAGAAACAGAGAAACTTGTCGAAGAGTTGCAAAAACCTATCCCTGAAAATATATCTATACAAGAAGTGGACACCATAACCACGATTACAAGTAATGAAGACGCCCCAATTTTATTAATTGTGGATGACAGCCAAGAAATAAGGGACTATGTGGCTTCCATTTTTGAAAAAGAATATTTGATTTTTAAAGCCGGAAATGGAAAAGAAGGTTTTGAAATCGCAAGGTCTGAAGTTCCAGATATTATTATAAGTGATGTACTAATGCCTATTGAAGATGGTTTTACCCTTACTAAAAATATAAAAGAAGATCCGCTCACTTCGCACATCCCTGTTATTTTATTAACAGCAAAAAATAAAGTAGTGGACAAATTGGAAGCCATGGGGCTTGGAGCCGATGCATACATTACAAAACCATTTAGTTCAAAATTGGTCAAGGCTACAGCGGCCAACCTGATTGAAACCCGTAGAAAATTACAACAGCGTTTTGCTAAAGAAGTAATACTAACCCCAAAGGAATTAGCTATTTCTTCTGCAGACGAGCAATTTTTAGAACGTTTGCAGCTAATCATGGACAAACACTTGACCAACCCAGAACTCACAGTCGATCTTTTTAGCAGTGAAATGAACGTAAGCCGTATGCAACTTCACAGAAAATTAAAGGCTTTGACAGGATATTCAACCACAGAATTTTTGCGAACACAACGGTTAAAATTAGCCGCTCAATTGCTAAAAGGTGGTAAAATTTCAGTTTCAGAAGTAGGATACACCGTTGGGTTTAACGATGCCTCCTATTTTGGAAAATGTTTTAAAAAGGAGTTTGGCTGTGCCCCTTCCGATTTCGCTACTAAATAA
- a CDS encoding T9SS type A sorting domain-containing protein, which translates to MKTIFTFMLLLIGMVSMAQDKIYVHTATAANIVGNTTYIDHPDLNNNPDAPIVYVNNFNPGGLGGTYNDNVSGLWYTGDQWTIYNQDFTPIIEGTSFNIYIASDPSNVFTHIATVANTSAHITSMDNPLLNGQDPGPFLAMSHYYNPNNVYNTGNYGQYYASDLRRLYDEDQTTAVPLGAAFKVLVDGGVGSTRTEHTSSASNITGNWTTIDHSALNGNPDATFVMSHYWGANGAPSQVYLDAVLGVWYTGSNWAIYTEDTSIAFPENVAFDIIIAPQEVLSVEENQLATTVKMYPNPANDVLTIAANTTITSVEIYNLLGQNIATTKGNGDNILQIDVSNYVAGNYLARVTTGKSSETLKLIKN; encoded by the coding sequence ATGAAAACAATTTTTACTTTTATGCTACTGCTTATCGGTATGGTAAGCATGGCGCAGGACAAGATTTACGTGCACACCGCAACGGCAGCAAACATTGTTGGGAACACTACTTATATTGACCATCCAGACCTTAACAATAACCCCGATGCCCCTATTGTCTACGTAAATAATTTTAACCCAGGAGGCTTGGGCGGAACTTATAATGACAATGTATCGGGATTATGGTACACTGGTGACCAATGGACTATTTACAACCAAGATTTCACGCCTATAATCGAAGGAACAAGCTTTAACATTTATATAGCGAGTGATCCTAGCAATGTTTTTACCCATATAGCCACAGTAGCAAATACCAGTGCTCACATAACCAGTATGGATAATCCATTATTGAATGGGCAGGATCCAGGACCATTCTTAGCGATGTCACACTATTATAACCCAAACAACGTTTACAATACTGGTAATTACGGGCAATATTATGCTAGCGATTTAAGGAGACTGTATGATGAAGACCAAACTACTGCTGTGCCCTTAGGAGCTGCCTTTAAAGTATTAGTGGATGGAGGTGTAGGATCCACACGCACTGAGCACACATCCTCAGCTTCAAATATTACAGGTAATTGGACCACTATAGACCATTCTGCCTTGAACGGTAATCCAGACGCTACGTTTGTGATGAGCCATTATTGGGGTGCGAATGGCGCTCCTAGCCAAGTATATCTTGATGCGGTTTTGGGGGTTTGGTATACTGGCAGCAATTGGGCTATATACACTGAAGATACGAGCATCGCTTTTCCTGAGAATGTTGCTTTTGACATTATTATAGCGCCACAGGAGGTGCTGAGTGTAGAAGAAAACCAATTGGCAACCACAGTTAAAATGTACCCAAACCCTGCCAATGATGTTCTTACCATAGCAGCCAACACAACCATAACCAGTGTTGAAATATATAATCTGTTAGGACAAAACATAGCTACTACTAAAGGTAATGGTGACAATATCTTGCAAATCGATGTTTCAAACTATGTAGCAGGAAACTATCTTGCTAGAGTTACTACTGGAAAATCAAGTGAGACCCTAAAATTAATTAAAAATTAA